The nucleotide window AACGGACATGTGTTGAAGGGATCAAGGTTCACGGAGCCATAGGATTTACCGAAGAGCTGGACCTCGGTCTTTACTTCATACGTACGAAGGCATCAGAGTTTATGCTGGGGGACACCGGTTTTCACAAAGAACGGATAGCCGTTGAATTAGAGGATTACCAGCCTCTTTTTATATCAGTCTAATTGCCCAATATCCTCAGTAGACTGTCAGGAATCCTTATAGGTTTACCTTTCTTATTAATACATGCCAGCCTGGTCATTCCTGAAGCAAGGAGTTTTTCATCCTCCTTTCTCAAGACAGTGTACTCCATAACAAAACTGGCTCTGGTTATATTTGAAACCGCTGTTGTTATATCCAGTACGTCATTATACCTTGCGGGGAACCTATAATCCACCTCTGCCCTTACCACAATGAACCCAATGCCTTTCTCCATATAGTCTTTAAGTGGCTGTCCCCTGTCTCTAAGAAATTCCGTTCTGGCTCTTTCAAAGTACTTAAGATAATTAGCATAGTATACCACACCACCACAATCGGTATCCTCATAGTAGACCCTTATCTCCATTTAAAGATGCGCTCCTTTCATTTTACCTTCTCACAACCTCCCTGGTAAAGATGATAAAACCAGCCCAAGGATTGTATCTCTGTTGATAAATTCTAACTTACTAAAAAGAATATACCCTAACCTCTTTATAACAAAATAAAATTTTATAACATAACGATATTATTCGACAATTTTAGTTGACCAAAAAGTAGGCAAACAGGTAAAACCCCTCAATTTTTGAGGTGTTAGGTGGTTTCATTACTCAGTTATCCACAACTTATCCACAGTCTTTGGGGAAAAGTATTCTAGCTATTTGAAAAAATGAGGTTTTTTAATAAATACTACAGACAGGGTAAAAAGGCAAGGTTTGGGGGATAAGAAAAACCTTGACACTATAAGGGAGCTAAGCAATAATTGCTATAGAAATACTCATTTCTCCAATAGAGGTATCAGTTATGGGGTAGTAACAGTCAGTAAGGATAGCCCAAACATAATAGCAGTTTCCTTTCCATATGATCCTGCTCTAACTCCCCCATCCCCTCTTAATTTAAGAGGGGAGAGAGGGGAGTTAGCCTTTGAAGACTTGAGGAGAGAACTCGTTTCAAGAAAATACAGTTCTAAGACTGTTAAGGCTTATCTCTATTACAACAGGGATTTACTCAACTTTCTTGACAAAAAGCCTCTTGATGTCAATGACAACGACATAAAAGACTACCTACTCCACCTTGCAGAAGAAAAACAATCTGCAACATCCACACTAAACCAGGCTATCAATGCCCTGAAGTTTTATTATGGCACCATACTAAAGAAGAAATTTGTGTATGAAGTCAAAAGGCCCCGAAAAGACAAAAAGTTGCCTGTCGTTTTAAGTAAAGAAGAGGTTGGAAAAATCATTAATTCAGTAGACAATCTAAAACACAGGGCAATCCTGATGCTTGTATATTCTGCAGGATTGCGGGTTGGGGAGGTTGTAAAATTAGAAACAGAAGACATTGATAGCAAGAGGATGCTCATACATATCAAGGGGGCAAAAGGCAGGAAGGACAGATACACCCTACTTTCAGAAAAAGCTTTGGAAATCCTGAAGCAATACTGGAAGAAATACAGACCTGAAAAATGGCTTTTCGGAGGTGCAAGGGATGGTAGATATCTTTCAATAAGAAGTGTTCAGAAGATATTTGAGCAGGCATGTGAAAGAGCCGGCATAAGAAAGAAATAACAGTACACGGTCTCAGGCACAGCTTTGCTACACATTTGCTGGAAGGAGGAACGGACTTGAGGTATATTCAAGAATTATTGGGGCATAAGGACAGCAAGACGACCGAGATATATACCCATGTTAGCACAAAAAGCCTTGGAAAGATCAGAAGTCCACTGGATAGTATAGACCTGAAAGAAGTAGGTGATAACTAAAATAAAAAGTTATAGGATAGGGGGATTCTGGCTTTTCAGCCAGAATCGGGATAGACGAAACAGGTTCGTCTATAACCCCAATTTTGAAAGGATAAACGAACTTATTACGCTTGTGAACAAGTTGTACGAAATAATGAAAAGTTTTAAAATCTCTTTCAGAGATTTATCGCCAAATTAATTTATAATTTTTACAAACAATATGTCATTTTTTAAGAAAAAAGTTAGCGTAGAAGATTTTTGTCGTGATTTTTACGACAATCAAATTTTGAATCCAAAAATCGGTGATATGGAAGTAGGCTCCGCATTTTCTGACGTTGTAATTAAAGAGGTGGTCGAGGTTGCCCCAACATTTAACAAAGTCGATAAACAGAAACTGGCCAATGAGTTGATTATTATAAGGTTTGAATTATTTGCCCTTGCATGGACGCACAAATTCATTAGCGGAGAAAATGTTGTTGCTCAAAGTGTTTTTACAAAGAAGTATTTGCATGAAAAAGGCAAAAATGACATTTGGAGTGGGATGGAGCCCTACAACAATATGATTGATAGCGTTACCCTGCATTGGCTTACATCTCAGGGCAAAATGAATTTGAGCTTTAATTACAACATGAGAGAAGATTTAACCGCCAAGAATATTGAAGTTGCAAAAAAATTAGGTATTGAAAACGATGATAGTATTGCAAGAGTCAATCATAGGTTATGGTCAGAAAATGCTTGGAAACAAAAATTGATGTTGGGCCCTCTCGTTTTTACTTTTTGTGAGCAACTAGGAATGAATAGTTTAGCCGAGGAAGCCCAATTTCGTTTAGTCGTAGTTATTAGAGGATTATATGAAGGTGCTCAATATTCTTGGAAGGATGTAAAAATTAAAAATTAATTTGGCGATATTTTACTACCGCAAAATTAAAAACTTTTCATTACATCGTACAACACGGCATATCTGGTTACGGCTTTTATACAAAAGCCTCCACCCATATTTGCCTCCGCTACGCTACGGCAAACATCAGATATGCCGAAACGTTATCTGAAATTTTGACAGTCTTTTATTTTAAGGTATAATAGGACAGAATATTAAATAATGAAGTGAGGAGGCAAAAGTCAATGAAAGCAATAGATATGACACCAATCATAAAAAAGTATCCAGGTTACTTTGTGGCATTGAGTTATGATAGAAAAGAGGTGTTAGGTAAAGGGCATACACCCGAAGAGGCACTTGAGGAGGCAAATAAAAAGGGGTATAAAGATCCTATATTAACGAAGATTCCTAATGAGAATAGGAGTTATTTATTATGCAGCAGATTAAATTCCCATACTTGAAGTATATAATAACACCTCCCACTCAAAAGCCAGCGAAATATGTATACAGGCCTGTCATCCCTATAAAATTATTCTTAGATAACCGCGTGATAACATTTGATTCATTAGTTGATTCTGGGGCAGATGAGTGTACTTTCCCTGCGTGGATTGCAAAGACGTTAGGACATAACGTTTATAAAGGGAAACAGAAAATTTTCTCAGGTATAGGTGGATCAGTATTAGCATATCTCCATAAAACGCATCTAATATTGAATGAAATTGAACTTGTGGCTGATGTGTATTACTCTCATGAATGGGACGATATGCCATTTGGTCTTTTAGGTCAGGCAGGTTTCTTTTCGGATTTTGAGATTTGTTTCAATTATAGGGAAAAAGAGATTTCATTGGGATATCGGTCATAAGAGCATATTAGGCAGACCGTCAAAACTTCAGATAACATGGCATACAGTAAATTGTTTTGACGAAACAGGCAACTTTCGGTATGCCTGCCCCGATAGCGTAAATCAGGTCACCATTTTGGTATTATTATGTTAGATTTGAAAAATGGAGTTGTAAGATGAATACACAGTTCATAGTAAATGAGTCAGGCAGGAAAACAGCAGTGATCCTACCGGTTGAAGATTATGAGGAACTCTTGGAGGATATTCATGATCTTGCAATCATAGCAGAGCGTAAAGATGAACCTGTTATAAGCCTTGCTGAACTGAAAAAAAGGTTAAAAGCTGACATTGCCCTTTGTCACAATGTTGAAGATAAAAATGCAAAATTTCGTAAAGAAAAGGTGTAAAAAGTGCTGAAGGAAGAAACAAAGAGATATGTAATCTTTATCCTCTTTTTACTCTTAATAGTGTTATCTTTTTTTGTCTTGAAAGATTATCTGGCTTCTCTCGTTGTCGGCGCTTTGATCGCTTATCTACTGTTCCCTCTACACGACAGATTGGCAAAAAAACTAAAATCAAAAAACCTGGCAGGAATAATATTGAGCTTGAGTAGTGCTACGTTACTGCTCTTATTCCTCGCAACACTCATTCCCCCCCTGGTTCTTCAGGCAGGACAGTTGTACTCAAATACTGAACAAATAGTCAGCAGCAAGATAGAAGGGCTAAAGGGATGCTCTGACAAGGATTCAAATGACTTGAAATGCAGGCTTAGCAAAAAAATATCCGACTTTATTGAGCAAAAAGACGTAAAGGACAAACTGGCTGATACTGCAAAGCAGGTTTCAGGGTTCCTTGTTAGTAGTCTAATGACAATCATCGGGAGCATCGTTACATTTATAATATCCATCGTTATAATACTCTTCTCGGTCTTTTACTTTCTGGACAATGGGGTAGAGATTAAGAATACCATCCTTAATCTTCTGCCTATTAAGACCTTATATAAAGACAAAGTCCTAAAAAAGATAGAAGATACAATTATTGCCATTGTGTTAGGAAATTTAACCACAGCCTTTCTTCAAGGTCTTGCAGGCGGCGTTATATTCTTTATTCTGGGAGTTCCTTCATCTCTATTCTGGGGTTTTTTAATCTTTCTTTTTGCTTTTGTGCCCGCCATAGGATCGACTATTATCTGGATACCTGCTGCAGTGATATTGATTCTTAAAGGCAGCGTGATAAAAGGTATCGTCTTAATCGCCTATTCAATAATTGTATTGGGGTCTATTGACAATATTCTAAAACCAAAGCTTATAGGCAACAGGATCAACCTTCCATCCCTTATGATATTTCTGGCTGTTTTAGGCGGTCTCAAACTGTTTGGCATTCTTGGATTACTCTTTGGCCCATTAGTCCTGGCTTTACTATCAACCTTTATCCAGATTTATAGAGAAGAAACTGGAGAGGAAATTTGAAGAAAGGAAATGTATATCTTATAGGTGCTGGGCCAGGCGACCCTGGTCTGATTACCCTGAAGGGTATCGAATGTATTAGAAAGGCAGACGTTGTTGTCTATGATTACCTTGCCAATTCTAAATTACTTGAGTATGCTAGAAAAGATTCGGAACTTATCTATGCAGGGAAAAAGGGTGGAGACCATACCTATCCCCAATCGCAGATAAACAGCATTATAATCCAAAGGGCAAAAGAAGGTAAAGTTGTTGCCCGTCTTAAAGGGGGAGACCCTTTTCTGTTTGGGAGAGGTGGAGAAGAGGCAGAAGAGCTGGCTGCCGGTGGGATATGCTTTGAGGTAGTACCAGGTATAACCTCTGCAATCTCCGTTCCCGCTTATGCAGGCATTCCACTTACCCACCGGGATTTTACCTCCAATGTGGCATTTATTACGGGACATGAGGACCCAACAAAAGATGAATCCAGTATCGCCTGGGATAAAATCTCTACAGGTATAGGGACACTGGTGTTTCTGATGGGTGTGAAGAACCTTCCCAAAATCGTCAGGAACCTGATAGAAAACGGCAGGAACCCCACGACTCCTGTTGCTATTATAAGGTGGGGGACACTTGGAAGGCAGGATACCCTGACAGGCACTTTAGAGACGATTGTAGAATTAGCCAAGGGGAAAAACTTAACGCCGCCTGCCGTGACAGTAGTAGGAGAGGTCGTCAGGTTAAGGGACAAACTCAATTGGTTTGAAACGAAACCACTATTTGGGAGAAGGATTATAGTAACCAGAGCAAGGAGTCAGGCAAGTGAATTCAGCAACCTTCTTAGAGAATACGGTGCTGAGCCGATAGAATTCCCCACAATTGATGTAAAACCCCCAAGAAGTTTTGATGCCCTGGATAAAGCCATTGAAAATTTAGAAAGGTATGACTGGCTGATTTTAACCAGTGTGAATGGGGTGAGGTCCTTTTTTGAAAGGCTGAAAAGGCGGGGCAGGGATATCCGGGATTTAAAAGGCATCAGAATCTGCGCCATCGGGCCCAGGACAGCAGAAGAGATAGATAGAACAGGAATTAAAATTGACTTTGTTCCGGAAGAGTATAAGGCTGAGGCCATCGCTGAAGGCCTGAAAAAAAGAGGGATCAAGGGAAAGAATATACTCCTGCCAAGGGCTGAGGAGTCGAGAGAGATACTTCCCGAGGAGATCCGTAATTCAGGGGGGAATATTGATGTAGTACCCGCCTATAAGAATGTTAAACCAATGGAAGACAAAGAAACCATCAAAGGACTCCTTAAAAAAGGAGTGATTGATGTTATAACCTTTACAAGCTCTTCAACGGTAAGGAACTTCATTGAGATATTTGACAGGGACGAGCTTCCATCATTGATAAAAGGGATAGCTATCGCATCCATAGGCCCCATAACTGCCGAAACCGCTAAAAAACTTGGGATAGAAACAGACATTATGCCTGAAAGCTATACCATACCTGCTCTTACACAGGCAATTACAGATTATTTTTTGAAAACGCCCATGCCTTGATTTATGGAGTTTGAACTGAAACATGATCGGAATATCAAAGCTATATTGCGGAACAGTGGAACCCTCTGACCCCTTGAGATACGGCAGAGAATCAGGGAAACTCCCTTCTCACCTCTTGCAGTTCTCAAAGGATAAAAAGCCCGTAGTAGTATGGAACGCAGGGCAGAGATGCAATCTGAGATGTATACACTGCTATTCCCATTCAAAGGATAGGGAGTATGGAGACGAGTTGAACACAGAGGAGGGAATAGCACTGATTGATGACCTGACAGATTTTGGTGCCCCTGTTGTCCTGTTTTCTGGTGGTGAACCCCTTATGAGAAAGGACATCTTTCAACTGGCAAGGCATGCCACTGAAAAGGGAATGAGGGCAGTCATTTCAACCAACGGAACACTTATAACCAGGGAAATCGCAAAGATATTACAATCCATCGGTCTGTCATATGTGGGGGTTAGCCTCGACGGCATGATGGAAACCAACGATAGGTTTCGTGGGGTGGAGGGTGCCTTTAATGCCGCTATCGCTGGCATTAGAAACTGCAAAGAGGCAGGTATTAAAGTAGGCATCAGATTTACTATTAATAAGCGAAATGTCCATGACGTTCCGGGGATATTCAAACTTTTGGAAGAAGAAGATATCCCAAGGGTTTGCTTCTACCATCTGGTATATGCCGGCAGAGGCAGCAAATTGGTAAAAGAAGACCTCTCCCATGAAGAAACACGACAGGTAATTGATCTTATAATAGATAAGACAAAAGAGCTTTTTGACCGGGGTATCTCAAAAGAGGTGCTCACTGTAGATAACCACGCAGATGGCGTCTATCTATATCTCAGGGTATTGAGGGAAAACCCCGGGCGTGCAGAGGAGGTCATGGAACTCTTAAAGATGAATGAGGGGAATAGCTC belongs to Thermodesulfobacteriota bacterium and includes:
- a CDS encoding YbgC/FadM family acyl-CoA thioesterase, with amino-acid sequence MEIRVYYEDTDCGGVVYYANYLKYFERARTEFLRDRGQPLKDYMEKGIGFIVVRAEVDYRFPARYNDVLDITTAVSNITRASFVMEYTVLRKEDEKLLASGMTRLACINKKGKPIRIPDSLLRILGN
- a CDS encoding DUF5678 domain-containing protein, giving the protein MKAIDMTPIIKKYPGYFVALSYDRKEVLGKGHTPEEALEEANKKGYKDPILTKIPNENRSYLLCSRLNSHT
- a CDS encoding AI-2E family transporter yields the protein MLKEETKRYVIFILFLLLIVLSFFVLKDYLASLVVGALIAYLLFPLHDRLAKKLKSKNLAGIILSLSSATLLLLFLATLIPPLVLQAGQLYSNTEQIVSSKIEGLKGCSDKDSNDLKCRLSKKISDFIEQKDVKDKLADTAKQVSGFLVSSLMTIIGSIVTFIISIVIILFSVFYFLDNGVEIKNTILNLLPIKTLYKDKVLKKIEDTIIAIVLGNLTTAFLQGLAGGVIFFILGVPSSLFWGFLIFLFAFVPAIGSTIIWIPAAVILILKGSVIKGIVLIAYSIIVLGSIDNILKPKLIGNRINLPSLMIFLAVLGGLKLFGILGLLFGPLVLALLSTFIQIYREETGEEI
- the cobA gene encoding uroporphyrinogen-III C-methyltransferase — its product is MKKGNVYLIGAGPGDPGLITLKGIECIRKADVVVYDYLANSKLLEYARKDSELIYAGKKGGDHTYPQSQINSIIIQRAKEGKVVARLKGGDPFLFGRGGEEAEELAAGGICFEVVPGITSAISVPAYAGIPLTHRDFTSNVAFITGHEDPTKDESSIAWDKISTGIGTLVFLMGVKNLPKIVRNLIENGRNPTTPVAIIRWGTLGRQDTLTGTLETIVELAKGKNLTPPAVTVVGEVVRLRDKLNWFETKPLFGRRIIVTRARSQASEFSNLLREYGAEPIEFPTIDVKPPRSFDALDKAIENLERYDWLILTSVNGVRSFFERLKRRGRDIRDLKGIRICAIGPRTAEEIDRTGIKIDFVPEEYKAEAIAEGLKKRGIKGKNILLPRAEESREILPEEIRNSGGNIDVVPAYKNVKPMEDKETIKGLLKKGVIDVITFTSSSTVRNFIEIFDRDELPSLIKGIAIASIGPITAETAKKLGIETDIMPESYTIPALTQAITDYFLKTPMP
- the ahbC gene encoding 12,18-didecarboxysiroheme deacetylase, which produces MIGISKLYCGTVEPSDPLRYGRESGKLPSHLLQFSKDKKPVVVWNAGQRCNLRCIHCYSHSKDREYGDELNTEEGIALIDDLTDFGAPVVLFSGGEPLMRKDIFQLARHATEKGMRAVISTNGTLITREIAKILQSIGLSYVGVSLDGMMETNDRFRGVEGAFNAAIAGIRNCKEAGIKVGIRFTINKRNVHDVPGIFKLLEEEDIPRVCFYHLVYAGRGSKLVKEDLSHEETRQVIDLIIDKTKELFDRGISKEVLTVDNHADGVYLYLRVLRENPGRAEEVMELLKMNEGNSSGNGIGCVSWDGSIHADQFWRHYSFGNIKERPFSEIWMDTSNELMAKLKDKKPYVKGRCARCKWLGICGGNFRVRAEAVSGDLWSPDPACYLTDAEIGIE